From a region of the Takifugu flavidus isolate HTHZ2018 chromosome 20, ASM371156v2, whole genome shotgun sequence genome:
- the LOC130516957 gene encoding 3-hydroxy-3-methylglutaryl-coenzyme A reductase-like isoform X1: MLARLFRLHGLVVASHPWEVIVGTIALTVCLVSMNSLSSSRQMCSWNECPKVEEKTHSSDLIILTVTRCMAIIYIYFQFKNLRQLGSKYILGIAGLFTVFSSFVFSTVVIHFFGKELTGLNEALPFFLLLIDLSKACALAKFALSSNSQEEVRENISKGMAILGPTFTLDALVECLVIGVGTMSGVPQLEIMCCFGCMSVLANYFVFMTFFPACVSLVLELSRESREGRPIWQLGHFAHVLAEEEDNKPNPVTQRVKIIMSLGLALVHAHSRLAENPSQNRTMEGPITKRLDSDGNMLPLKLSSMDLEQVITLGLALLLAVKYVFFEQAEAESSFSLKSPIISAPPTQMLWESGECCRRDLPVSKPQKIVNGVLATSPIHSSSPEANAVRERADQTQTRPDSSASVKGVVDGQTPETSCNSEARTLEECVAILRDPQRGPRFLTDEEVTTLVTSRNILNYKLEAVLESPERGVSIRREMLSSKLPDHSALALLPYKDYDYSKVMGSCCENVIGYMPVPVGVAGPLLLDEKQFHVPLATTEGCLVASTNRGCRALSLSGGCRSRILADGMSRGPVVRLPSACRAAEVKAWLETLDGFRTIKEAFDSTSRFARLDKLLVSLAGRNLYVRFQSQTGDAMGMNMLSKGTEEALRRLQQQHPDTQVLAVSGNYCTDKKSAAINWIVGRGKSVVCEATVPAKVVREVLKSQTADLVELNINKNLVGSAMAGSIGGFNAHAANLVAAIYIACGQDPAQTVGSSNCITQMEAAGPDGEDLYISCTMPSIELGTVGGGTNLPPQQACLKMLGVQGTSSDQPGENARQLARVVCGTVLAGELSLMAALAAGHLVKSHMSHNRSKLNLSDAAS; the protein is encoded by the exons ATGCTGGCACGTTTGTTTAGGCTCCATGGCCTGGTGGTGGCCTCCCACCCGTGGGAGGTGATCGTGGGCACCATTGCTCTGACCGTCTGCCTGGTGTCTATGAACAGTCTATCAAGCAGCCGGCAGATGTGTAGCTGGAATGAGTGTCCCAAAGTAGAGGAG AAAACCCACAGCAGTGACCTGATCATCCTCACTGTCACGCGCTGTATGGCTATTATTTACATCTATTTCCAGTTCAAGAATCTGCGACAGTTGGGCTCGAAATATATCTTGG GTATTGCAGGATTATTTACGGTGTTTTCCAGCTTTGTTTTCAGCACAGTCGTCATCCACTTCTTTGGCAAAGAGCTGACGGGACTGAA TGAGGCCCTGccatttttcctcctgctcaTTGACTTGTCCAAAGCTTGTGCACTGGCTAAATTTGCCCTCAGCTCCAACTCTCAG gaggaggtgagggagaaCATCTCCAAGGGCATGGCCATCCTGGGCCCAACCTTCACTCTCGATGCCCTTGTTGAGTGCCTCGTCATTGGTGTTGGCACCATGTCAG GTGTTCCTCAGTTAGAGATCATGTGTTGTTTCGGCTGTATGTCGGTACTGGCCAATTACTTTGTCTTCATGACCTTCTTCCCGGCATGTGTCTCTCTGGTTCTGGAG CTCTCCAGGGAGAGTCGCGAGGGCCGCCCAATCTGGCAGCTCGGCCACTTTGCCCATGTGctggcagaagaggaggacaacAAGCCCAACCCTGTGACCCAGAGGGTAAAAATAATCATG TCTCTCGGTCTGGCTTTGGTTCATGCACACTCGCGACTGGCTGAAAATCCCAGTCAGAACCGCACGATGGAGGGACCAATTACCAAGAGGCTGGACTCTGATGGCAACATGCTGCCTCTGAAGCTCTCCAG CATGGACCTGGAGCAGGTGATAACTCTCGGTCTTGCGCTGCTGCTGGCGGTGAAATACGTCTTCTTTGAGCAAGCAGAGGCAGAATCTTCTTTCTCCCTCAAGAGCCCCATTATCAGCGCTCCACCGACTCAGATGCTCTGGGAGTCAGGGGAGTGCTGCAGGAGGGACTTGCCAGTTTCGAAACCTCAGAAGATTGTAAACGGTGTCTTAGCAACCAGCCCCATCCATTCAAGCTCTCCCGAGGCGAACGCAGTCAGAGAACGTG CAGACCAGactcagaccagaccagactcTTCCGCCTCAGTCAAAGGTGTTGTGGACGGTCAGACTCCTGAAACTAGCTGTAATTCTGAGGCGCGGACGCTGGAGGAATGTGTGGCCATTCTGAGGGATCCTCAG aggGGCCCCCGTTTTCTCACTGACGAAGAGGTGACGACCTTGGTGACCTCTCGTAACATCCTCAACTATAAACTGGAAGCTGTCCTGGAGTCTCCGGAGAGGGGCGTGTCCATCAGGAGGGAAATGCTGTCATCCAAACTGCCCGATCATTCAGCCCTGGCTCTGCTGCCCTACAAGGACTACGACTATTCAAAG GTGATGGGTTCCTGCTGTGAGAACGTCATTGGCTACATGCCGGTGCCAGTAGGAGTGGCTGGTCCTCTTCTGCTGGACGAGAAGCAGTTTCACGTTCCTCTAGCGACCACAGAAGGCTGCCTGGTGGCGAGCACCAACAGAGGATGCAGAGCTCTCTCT CTGAGCGGGGGCTGCCGCAGCAGGATCCTGGCCGACGGCATGTCCAGGGGCCCGGTGGTGCGGCTGCCCTCGGCCTGCCGGGCCGCTGAGGTCAAAGCCTGGCTGGAGACTCTGGATGGCTTCAGAACGATCAAAGAGGCTTTTGACAGCACCAGCAG GTTTGCCCGTCTGGATAAGCTGTTGGTTAGCTTAGCTGGGAGGAACTTGTACGTCCGCTTCCAGTCTCAGACAGGAGATGCCATGGGCATGAACATGCTGTCAAAG GGGACTGAGGAGGCTCTGcgcaggctccagcagcagcaccctgaCACGCAGGTGCTGGCGGTCAGCGGCAACTACTGCACCGACAAGAAGTCCGCCGCCATAAACTGGATCGTGGGCCGAGGAAAGTCTGTGGTTTGCGAGGCGACTGTTCCCGCGAAGGTGGTCAGGGAg gtgttgaAGAGCCAGACGGCTGATCTGGTGGAGCTGAACATCAACAAAAACTTGGTGGGCTCGGCCATGGCCGGCAGCATCGGGGGATTTAATGCTCATGCAGCTAACTTGGTAGCAGCCATCTACATCGCCTGTGGACAG GACCCAGCTCAGACGGTCGGGAGCTCCAACTGTATCACCCAGATGGAAGCTGCTGGTCCAGACGGGGAGGACCTGTACATCAGCTGCACGATGCCTTCAATCGAACTGGGAACTGTGGGAGGTGGCACCAACCTGCCGCCACAGCAGGCCTGTCTAAAG ATGCTCGGCGTTCAGGGAACCAGCTCCGACCAGCCCGGGGAGAACGCCCGTCAGCTGGCCCGCGTGGTCTGTGGCACCGTGCTGGCGGGGGAGCTGTCGCTGATGGCGGCGCTGGCTGCGGGACATCTTGTTAAAAGCCACATGAGTCACAATAG GTCGAAACTGAACCTGTCAGATGCTGCTTCTTGA
- the LOC130516957 gene encoding 3-hydroxy-3-methylglutaryl-coenzyme A reductase-like isoform X2 — MLARLFRLHGLVVASHPWEVIVGTIALTVCLVSMNSLSSSRQMCSWNECPKVEEKTHSSDLIILTVTRCMAIIYIYFQFKNLRQLGSKYILGIAGLFTVFSSFVFSTVVIHFFGKELTGLNEALPFFLLLIDLSKACALAKFALSSNSQEEVRENISKGMAILGPTFTLDALVECLVIGVGTMSGVPQLEIMCCFGCMSVLANYFVFMTFFPACVSLVLELSRESREGRPIWQLGHFAHVLAEEEDNKPNPVTQRVKIIMSLGLALVHAHSRLAENPSQNRTMEGPITKRLDSDGNMLPLKLSSMDLEQVITLGLALLLAVKYVFFEQAEAESSFSLKSPIISAPPTQMLWESGECCRRDLPVSKPQKIVNGVLATSPIHSSSPEANAVRERDQTQTRPDSSASVKGVVDGQTPETSCNSEARTLEECVAILRDPQRGPRFLTDEEVTTLVTSRNILNYKLEAVLESPERGVSIRREMLSSKLPDHSALALLPYKDYDYSKVMGSCCENVIGYMPVPVGVAGPLLLDEKQFHVPLATTEGCLVASTNRGCRALSLSGGCRSRILADGMSRGPVVRLPSACRAAEVKAWLETLDGFRTIKEAFDSTSRFARLDKLLVSLAGRNLYVRFQSQTGDAMGMNMLSKGTEEALRRLQQQHPDTQVLAVSGNYCTDKKSAAINWIVGRGKSVVCEATVPAKVVREVLKSQTADLVELNINKNLVGSAMAGSIGGFNAHAANLVAAIYIACGQDPAQTVGSSNCITQMEAAGPDGEDLYISCTMPSIELGTVGGGTNLPPQQACLKMLGVQGTSSDQPGENARQLARVVCGTVLAGELSLMAALAAGHLVKSHMSHNRSKLNLSDAAS; from the exons ATGCTGGCACGTTTGTTTAGGCTCCATGGCCTGGTGGTGGCCTCCCACCCGTGGGAGGTGATCGTGGGCACCATTGCTCTGACCGTCTGCCTGGTGTCTATGAACAGTCTATCAAGCAGCCGGCAGATGTGTAGCTGGAATGAGTGTCCCAAAGTAGAGGAG AAAACCCACAGCAGTGACCTGATCATCCTCACTGTCACGCGCTGTATGGCTATTATTTACATCTATTTCCAGTTCAAGAATCTGCGACAGTTGGGCTCGAAATATATCTTGG GTATTGCAGGATTATTTACGGTGTTTTCCAGCTTTGTTTTCAGCACAGTCGTCATCCACTTCTTTGGCAAAGAGCTGACGGGACTGAA TGAGGCCCTGccatttttcctcctgctcaTTGACTTGTCCAAAGCTTGTGCACTGGCTAAATTTGCCCTCAGCTCCAACTCTCAG gaggaggtgagggagaaCATCTCCAAGGGCATGGCCATCCTGGGCCCAACCTTCACTCTCGATGCCCTTGTTGAGTGCCTCGTCATTGGTGTTGGCACCATGTCAG GTGTTCCTCAGTTAGAGATCATGTGTTGTTTCGGCTGTATGTCGGTACTGGCCAATTACTTTGTCTTCATGACCTTCTTCCCGGCATGTGTCTCTCTGGTTCTGGAG CTCTCCAGGGAGAGTCGCGAGGGCCGCCCAATCTGGCAGCTCGGCCACTTTGCCCATGTGctggcagaagaggaggacaacAAGCCCAACCCTGTGACCCAGAGGGTAAAAATAATCATG TCTCTCGGTCTGGCTTTGGTTCATGCACACTCGCGACTGGCTGAAAATCCCAGTCAGAACCGCACGATGGAGGGACCAATTACCAAGAGGCTGGACTCTGATGGCAACATGCTGCCTCTGAAGCTCTCCAG CATGGACCTGGAGCAGGTGATAACTCTCGGTCTTGCGCTGCTGCTGGCGGTGAAATACGTCTTCTTTGAGCAAGCAGAGGCAGAATCTTCTTTCTCCCTCAAGAGCCCCATTATCAGCGCTCCACCGACTCAGATGCTCTGGGAGTCAGGGGAGTGCTGCAGGAGGGACTTGCCAGTTTCGAAACCTCAGAAGATTGTAAACGGTGTCTTAGCAACCAGCCCCATCCATTCAAGCTCTCCCGAGGCGAACGCAGTCAGAGAACGTG ACCAGactcagaccagaccagactcTTCCGCCTCAGTCAAAGGTGTTGTGGACGGTCAGACTCCTGAAACTAGCTGTAATTCTGAGGCGCGGACGCTGGAGGAATGTGTGGCCATTCTGAGGGATCCTCAG aggGGCCCCCGTTTTCTCACTGACGAAGAGGTGACGACCTTGGTGACCTCTCGTAACATCCTCAACTATAAACTGGAAGCTGTCCTGGAGTCTCCGGAGAGGGGCGTGTCCATCAGGAGGGAAATGCTGTCATCCAAACTGCCCGATCATTCAGCCCTGGCTCTGCTGCCCTACAAGGACTACGACTATTCAAAG GTGATGGGTTCCTGCTGTGAGAACGTCATTGGCTACATGCCGGTGCCAGTAGGAGTGGCTGGTCCTCTTCTGCTGGACGAGAAGCAGTTTCACGTTCCTCTAGCGACCACAGAAGGCTGCCTGGTGGCGAGCACCAACAGAGGATGCAGAGCTCTCTCT CTGAGCGGGGGCTGCCGCAGCAGGATCCTGGCCGACGGCATGTCCAGGGGCCCGGTGGTGCGGCTGCCCTCGGCCTGCCGGGCCGCTGAGGTCAAAGCCTGGCTGGAGACTCTGGATGGCTTCAGAACGATCAAAGAGGCTTTTGACAGCACCAGCAG GTTTGCCCGTCTGGATAAGCTGTTGGTTAGCTTAGCTGGGAGGAACTTGTACGTCCGCTTCCAGTCTCAGACAGGAGATGCCATGGGCATGAACATGCTGTCAAAG GGGACTGAGGAGGCTCTGcgcaggctccagcagcagcaccctgaCACGCAGGTGCTGGCGGTCAGCGGCAACTACTGCACCGACAAGAAGTCCGCCGCCATAAACTGGATCGTGGGCCGAGGAAAGTCTGTGGTTTGCGAGGCGACTGTTCCCGCGAAGGTGGTCAGGGAg gtgttgaAGAGCCAGACGGCTGATCTGGTGGAGCTGAACATCAACAAAAACTTGGTGGGCTCGGCCATGGCCGGCAGCATCGGGGGATTTAATGCTCATGCAGCTAACTTGGTAGCAGCCATCTACATCGCCTGTGGACAG GACCCAGCTCAGACGGTCGGGAGCTCCAACTGTATCACCCAGATGGAAGCTGCTGGTCCAGACGGGGAGGACCTGTACATCAGCTGCACGATGCCTTCAATCGAACTGGGAACTGTGGGAGGTGGCACCAACCTGCCGCCACAGCAGGCCTGTCTAAAG ATGCTCGGCGTTCAGGGAACCAGCTCCGACCAGCCCGGGGAGAACGCCCGTCAGCTGGCCCGCGTGGTCTGTGGCACCGTGCTGGCGGGGGAGCTGTCGCTGATGGCGGCGCTGGCTGCGGGACATCTTGTTAAAAGCCACATGAGTCACAATAG GTCGAAACTGAACCTGTCAGATGCTGCTTCTTGA
- the LOC130516957 gene encoding 3-hydroxy-3-methylglutaryl-coenzyme A reductase-like isoform X3, translating to MLARLFRLHGLVVASHPWEVIVGTIALTVCLVSMNSLSSSRQMCSWNECPKVEEKTHSSDLIILTVTRCMAIIYIYFQFKNLRQLGSKYILGIAGLFTVFSSFVFSTVVIHFFGKELTGLNEALPFFLLLIDLSKACALAKFALSSNSQEEVRENISKGMAILGPTFTLDALVECLVIGVGTMSGVPQLEIMCCFGCMSVLANYFVFMTFFPACVSLVLELSRESREGRPIWQLGHFAHVLAEEEDNKPNPVTQRVKIIMSLGLALVHAHSRLAENPSQNRTMEGPITKRLDSDGNMLPLKLSSMDLEQSPIISAPPTQMLWESGECCRRDLPVSKPQKIVNGVLATSPIHSSSPEANAVRERADQTQTRPDSSASVKGVVDGQTPETSCNSEARTLEECVAILRDPQRGPRFLTDEEVTTLVTSRNILNYKLEAVLESPERGVSIRREMLSSKLPDHSALALLPYKDYDYSKVMGSCCENVIGYMPVPVGVAGPLLLDEKQFHVPLATTEGCLVASTNRGCRALSLSGGCRSRILADGMSRGPVVRLPSACRAAEVKAWLETLDGFRTIKEAFDSTSRFARLDKLLVSLAGRNLYVRFQSQTGDAMGMNMLSKGTEEALRRLQQQHPDTQVLAVSGNYCTDKKSAAINWIVGRGKSVVCEATVPAKVVREVLKSQTADLVELNINKNLVGSAMAGSIGGFNAHAANLVAAIYIACGQDPAQTVGSSNCITQMEAAGPDGEDLYISCTMPSIELGTVGGGTNLPPQQACLKMLGVQGTSSDQPGENARQLARVVCGTVLAGELSLMAALAAGHLVKSHMSHNRSKLNLSDAAS from the exons ATGCTGGCACGTTTGTTTAGGCTCCATGGCCTGGTGGTGGCCTCCCACCCGTGGGAGGTGATCGTGGGCACCATTGCTCTGACCGTCTGCCTGGTGTCTATGAACAGTCTATCAAGCAGCCGGCAGATGTGTAGCTGGAATGAGTGTCCCAAAGTAGAGGAG AAAACCCACAGCAGTGACCTGATCATCCTCACTGTCACGCGCTGTATGGCTATTATTTACATCTATTTCCAGTTCAAGAATCTGCGACAGTTGGGCTCGAAATATATCTTGG GTATTGCAGGATTATTTACGGTGTTTTCCAGCTTTGTTTTCAGCACAGTCGTCATCCACTTCTTTGGCAAAGAGCTGACGGGACTGAA TGAGGCCCTGccatttttcctcctgctcaTTGACTTGTCCAAAGCTTGTGCACTGGCTAAATTTGCCCTCAGCTCCAACTCTCAG gaggaggtgagggagaaCATCTCCAAGGGCATGGCCATCCTGGGCCCAACCTTCACTCTCGATGCCCTTGTTGAGTGCCTCGTCATTGGTGTTGGCACCATGTCAG GTGTTCCTCAGTTAGAGATCATGTGTTGTTTCGGCTGTATGTCGGTACTGGCCAATTACTTTGTCTTCATGACCTTCTTCCCGGCATGTGTCTCTCTGGTTCTGGAG CTCTCCAGGGAGAGTCGCGAGGGCCGCCCAATCTGGCAGCTCGGCCACTTTGCCCATGTGctggcagaagaggaggacaacAAGCCCAACCCTGTGACCCAGAGGGTAAAAATAATCATG TCTCTCGGTCTGGCTTTGGTTCATGCACACTCGCGACTGGCTGAAAATCCCAGTCAGAACCGCACGATGGAGGGACCAATTACCAAGAGGCTGGACTCTGATGGCAACATGCTGCCTCTGAAGCTCTCCAG CATGGACCTGGAGCAG AGCCCCATTATCAGCGCTCCACCGACTCAGATGCTCTGGGAGTCAGGGGAGTGCTGCAGGAGGGACTTGCCAGTTTCGAAACCTCAGAAGATTGTAAACGGTGTCTTAGCAACCAGCCCCATCCATTCAAGCTCTCCCGAGGCGAACGCAGTCAGAGAACGTG CAGACCAGactcagaccagaccagactcTTCCGCCTCAGTCAAAGGTGTTGTGGACGGTCAGACTCCTGAAACTAGCTGTAATTCTGAGGCGCGGACGCTGGAGGAATGTGTGGCCATTCTGAGGGATCCTCAG aggGGCCCCCGTTTTCTCACTGACGAAGAGGTGACGACCTTGGTGACCTCTCGTAACATCCTCAACTATAAACTGGAAGCTGTCCTGGAGTCTCCGGAGAGGGGCGTGTCCATCAGGAGGGAAATGCTGTCATCCAAACTGCCCGATCATTCAGCCCTGGCTCTGCTGCCCTACAAGGACTACGACTATTCAAAG GTGATGGGTTCCTGCTGTGAGAACGTCATTGGCTACATGCCGGTGCCAGTAGGAGTGGCTGGTCCTCTTCTGCTGGACGAGAAGCAGTTTCACGTTCCTCTAGCGACCACAGAAGGCTGCCTGGTGGCGAGCACCAACAGAGGATGCAGAGCTCTCTCT CTGAGCGGGGGCTGCCGCAGCAGGATCCTGGCCGACGGCATGTCCAGGGGCCCGGTGGTGCGGCTGCCCTCGGCCTGCCGGGCCGCTGAGGTCAAAGCCTGGCTGGAGACTCTGGATGGCTTCAGAACGATCAAAGAGGCTTTTGACAGCACCAGCAG GTTTGCCCGTCTGGATAAGCTGTTGGTTAGCTTAGCTGGGAGGAACTTGTACGTCCGCTTCCAGTCTCAGACAGGAGATGCCATGGGCATGAACATGCTGTCAAAG GGGACTGAGGAGGCTCTGcgcaggctccagcagcagcaccctgaCACGCAGGTGCTGGCGGTCAGCGGCAACTACTGCACCGACAAGAAGTCCGCCGCCATAAACTGGATCGTGGGCCGAGGAAAGTCTGTGGTTTGCGAGGCGACTGTTCCCGCGAAGGTGGTCAGGGAg gtgttgaAGAGCCAGACGGCTGATCTGGTGGAGCTGAACATCAACAAAAACTTGGTGGGCTCGGCCATGGCCGGCAGCATCGGGGGATTTAATGCTCATGCAGCTAACTTGGTAGCAGCCATCTACATCGCCTGTGGACAG GACCCAGCTCAGACGGTCGGGAGCTCCAACTGTATCACCCAGATGGAAGCTGCTGGTCCAGACGGGGAGGACCTGTACATCAGCTGCACGATGCCTTCAATCGAACTGGGAACTGTGGGAGGTGGCACCAACCTGCCGCCACAGCAGGCCTGTCTAAAG ATGCTCGGCGTTCAGGGAACCAGCTCCGACCAGCCCGGGGAGAACGCCCGTCAGCTGGCCCGCGTGGTCTGTGGCACCGTGCTGGCGGGGGAGCTGTCGCTGATGGCGGCGCTGGCTGCGGGACATCTTGTTAAAAGCCACATGAGTCACAATAG GTCGAAACTGAACCTGTCAGATGCTGCTTCTTGA